In the Vicia villosa cultivar HV-30 ecotype Madison, WI unplaced genomic scaffold, Vvil1.0 ctg.000011F_1_1, whole genome shotgun sequence genome, ATAAGTATTTAAGATAtatttgaaaaatgcaaattgtCTAATATGCAAGGACTCCAAATCCAACAAATGAGAGCAAGGACACTAATCCCTATTGGAGATTTGGAAAAATCATCCCTACCCCGATATATCCAAAGAAAATTAACTGAGGTGCCACAAATTTTAGTATTATACAAAACAAAAACGCGGCGCAAAATTCTAAATCTGTAACTACAAACATTTGTACTGgttaagaataaaaaatataacaagGCTGCAAATCTACAAACTCTAGGAAACAGACAAAGGGAAATCTAAATAGTTTTACGAAAATAACCAGTTTCTCAACAATCCTTGGAAGCCGAAGGATTTTCATCTGATGAAGCAGTATCTTTGGGGCAGGGAGATGTAGATGCTCTCATTTTCAAGTCACCTGACTGTTGTTGCTGTTGCTGTTGTTCCTGCTGCTGGTGCTGCTGCTGCATTTGATGCTGCTGTATTTGCTGTTGATGTTGTTGAAATTGATGCTGAAATTGATGCTGCTGCTTCTGAGGATGAATCTGGAGCTGTTGAAACTGTTGTGCAGCTAAAAGAGTGTGCATGGCatgattgttattattattatttggatagAACTGCTGTCCCCCTCCAAAAGAAGCAAAGTTCATCATAGGTCCTCCATTTGGTGGTATAGCTTGCCCAGTCAGTACTTTCAAATGCTGAATTTCCTCTTTTAACGCATCATTTAAAGCTACAAGGACAAAAGTAAAGGTGAATTAGCTTTCATAATATTAATAGTGCTGAGATCAAGATGAACTTATCCACCTTGCATTTACTCGCATGTTTGCACATTAAAAGCCATTAAACTGAAAACCAACCCAACAATAAAATTCTGCAGCCAGCCTCACACTAGCTATGCACTTTCACCTAACACAAATATACCAATCTATCGAGAATATCTGACTAATATCTTATATCATACTGGATGTTGAAAGGAATTACATATAATATTGCATAAAATAGTCCTCTGATCAATATGTTTCAGAGATAGTTAGAGTTAGCAAGAGAAGCAACTAAAACAGCAGAGCACTAGGTTCAGAAACATTTAAAATGGCACGGGCTTACCATCCTGCAAGTGAACTTGTTGCTCCATGGTTTGCAACCGCAGCTTCAGCTCACTGTTCTCAGAATTCAGTCCGTTTGTATCTCTCTGCTCATAATAgaccaaaatatgtttaatatagTCATCCTACTAGAATTTTAATCAGAAGGTGATATAGTAATTCAAAATAGCAAAGCAATCAGCATCTTAATAACAAGCACAAACGTCAATACCTGCAAGAGAGTTAATTGTGCAGACAAAGATGTTGCTTCTGTTTGCAGTGTCTGCACTTTCCTTTCAAGCTCAGCAATGTATCGCATCTTCCTCTCTTTTGACCTCGCAGCAGACTGCCTATTTGCCCATATCCTATTACACACAATTGTAAGCGGTGTGTGTCAACGTTAGGAAGTTTGTCTTCCCAAAACCATAAAAGAGATAGAAAAAAACAACATAATATAGTTTGTACACCCTCCACTTTTCAAGTGcaggagaaaaaataaaattaggctTAGGGGATAAAGCTAGATATTGATTCGCTAGAATTCGCAACAAAAAGATGTAGAGTTTGCCCACTATCGGGGGGCCGTTCTATCCAAGCAGCATTTCATCAATACACGCTGCAATGTGGGCAGAGTATCAAAAAGCCGGATAAAGGAATTTTCTGGATCAGTAAAAGCCACAACCTAAACAACAGCTTTTCAAAGTAACTGTCGCTCAAGTACTACCAAAACAATGTTAGAGTAACTCCAATTAGTGTTATTCTCAATGAAATGTCAACATTCACTTTCTAGTAAAATTAATGCAACCTGGTGCTATAGAGCTACTTCCATAAGGAAGAGTTGGACCCATTATTTATGGGTTTATTATTGTAGAAAGCCTTATCTAGCATTCGCAAAACATTTGCGACAGACTGATTTAACAACTCGATCAGTGACTTTCTAGACATACTGCAGCAACTACAAATTTTTCTTAGTAAGCTTACAATTTTTTAAGCACCCCTATCTATCACTATTCATTTCAATACATTGAGCCTAAATATTTAATTATGCCTTCCATTACTTTCTAGTCTTTTCTCAAAGATAAGTCATAAGTAACTATTAAACATAACGGGATACTTAATGTCATGTTAATGTTATCAAAATCGAGATCTTGAATAAGATTGGGAAGGGATAGCAGCAAGATCACAGCATATTGAATTGCAACTAGAATCGTAAGAATctactaaaataaataattaccTAGGATTGGAGGGGGATCGCACAAGGTAAAATCGCATGATCGCAGATGGTAAGATCGCAAGATCGCAGATGGTAAGATcgcaaccaaaataaaataaaaaaaaatcgcgcacattacataaaataaattaagccTTTTCCATTAAAATATAGCTGATTTAAGGAAAGAAAAAGGTATTGTATAGTTAtggaatattttaaattaattcatCGTCATTTTACATAATTTATTGTTGGGCCTTCATCAAAAAAACAGCCCAAGCCTATGTTAATATAGTACAGAACACAACCGTAAAGGAATAATACCTAATGAGTTGGACCTAAAGTAGCCGAATACCCTTCTGCCTTCTCTCAACAGAAACGTAACCCTAAATTTCTTTTGTCCCCAGCAGCCTACCAACATCAAGAGCAATGCTGCCATCGTTCTTCTCgtctttcttcttcctcttccagaGAGGGCAAGGACATGATCCCAAATGACAACCAGGCACTGTGGGATGTTGGGAAAAAGATGGTTGTTTATAGAGAGGTGACTGTACAGAGAGATCTGCGAGAGGAGGAAGACAAAATTGCAAGACCCGAGCACGGCCTGCAAATGGGTTTTTTCTGAAAACAGCAGAAGGACGCGATCTCACCAGTTCTGTGAGATTTTTCACAATCTCACTGTGATCACAGAAATGTAGAATTCTGCTTAAGATCGGGATCGACAGGCTTGCGTAAAGTCGGGAATCACAGGATCTTGCGATTTAAATGGTGATTTTAACAACAATAGTTGTGTATGCACATAAATTTCAATCACAAGTAAAACAAAACCTTACAACGTTTAGTTAAAAACATACACATACAGCAGTGTTTTTTCTTGTGGTTCATGTTTTGTCATGCTTTCTTTTGTGTTTCTGAATTTCTTCAGGAATGCACATCTATATTATACATAGGTCTTCTAAAATCAATCTAGAGTTTCATCTAAGATTTTTTCTAACATAAATTTTTCTAAAATCCTATTCCGCCTTAAAGCTGCAGAATTTGCCAAAAATGCTTTAACCTCCATGCAGTGGATTTTGGGGACATGCGTATGAATTTGCTAAACATGTATATATACCACCTAATTTATTAATGTTAAATCAAGCACCAATAAATCATTCACCATAATATAACATGCCGAAGGAAGTATTGTGTTTGTGCTATGAAGAATTACTTAAAATTATTCAGAAACAGTAGGGTAAAAAATGAATTGTCCAGAAAGAATACCTTTTTGCACGCTTGGGGTCGATCAAGGCAAGTTCTGCAAGCTTTGCCGCTGACATTGCTTTCTTTGAATCAGCTGCAGACAAGTCTTCTGAACCCGAGACTAACATCTCAGGTTTGATGGTTGTTGACCCATCCATGGATTGGCTGTGCTGGTGTCTAATTCTAGGCCTTTCATTGGTACCAGCAGCAACATTTTCCCCAGAAGAAGTACCTGCTCCCGATGCCTGCCCTGCCGAAATCGGCCCCAAACCTGATCCCGCTCCAGCATTAAACTGCTCACCCATTTGAAACGTCGATGTTGCAGACGACGAATTGAACTTATCCATATCAAGGTACATCGACAGCAAGTCCTCCTCAGTATCATCCGAGAACGACGGTCCATCAGCACCACCAACCACACCAAGGTCACTATCAAAGCTAATATCATCAGGCAACGTCAGAATCTCCGAATGAGCACGCCTATGACCTCTATTCCTCGGAGGATTAACAGACATTCTGCTAATATCATGACTAAAACCACTAGAATCTGAACTAGTAGCAGGAGCAAGCGGCGGAAACGACGATGACGAAGGTTCCGATTTCACATTGAAACCACTCCCAGTAGATGAATAACCCGTAAAACGTCCCGACGGAGGCGGAAAACCACCGCCAAGACCCAAAGATTTCTCCTTATCCATACCAAATCCCTTAACCCTAAACAACCTTCCACAATCTCAAACCTAATCCAGTTCaatcacttcaaaaccctagtaacaaatcaacacattcaaaaaaaaactaaatcaatttcaaacaacTATATAGATATATTCCCTATTCCAATCCAACTCATTgcataacaaataaaaatagcaTGCATAAATTGAAAAGATAAGAAGACAAAAATCAATTCCATtgttgaaatttgaaatgattgtgAGTAACAAGAGCGTAAAGTTGAAGTCGGAAGGAGTGAAAAAAAATTTACCTTTGCGCGTAGATCAGCGAAGAtcggaggagagaaagaaaaccCTAGAAATGAAATTGGAAATGGGAGAGAAAGTGGAGATctgagagaaagaagagagagaaaataaaaaagcGAAGCTTATAACTCAAGACATCATTCTCTCGTCAATGAATCAACCCAGACAAACACAGACACATGTATTGTATTCTACGGTATATGTTTTAAAACATTTATCTACAACTACTACTACTCAATCCAAGTGTCCTAAGAAAATTATTGTTTAATCACCCTTCTAGTTTTAAGTTTAGCAATTTTCCCTCTAAATCCTCTAAAATTATTATTTCAttccataattttttttctaactttTTGTGATATGATATTATCTAAAGATTAATTTGATGACCAATATGTTAATCCATCAAATCATTTTTAGTGGAGTATACATGAAAATGAATCCACTTCATTTGAAAAGAAAACATACATCCACGTTATTTTTGACTGTTGGATCAAGACAAAATGGTTcgataaaatacatattttgtttttgttttataattttaaatatcaaACAACTAATAATATTCTAAATGTATGAATGTGTGATTATCATCTGCAAAGAAACTCGGTCCATTATATATCAGATTTACGATCCATTTAACTTGTGATTCATGGTAGGGCTATACGATTAAATCTAATTCTTCCACGACCCATATTTTCAAAGAAACGACGATTTATCTTTTTGACTAGATTAGTCTCAATGAACTTTACtaatcataatcatcaatggTTTTTTTAAGGTCATTTAATAACTGGTTAAAATACTAAATGAATAATCACATTAATCTTCAAGGATCTGTGTTATCATCTTCATGAATAATCATATTATTAAAGTTCTATAATAACTATAAAGCTAAATGTATAAACTAATGGTGAACAAATACTATGATAAAGCGATTAAGTCCCTCCTTTGAATCCTTTGCAATTTTCTTGTGGTTAACCCTGCCTTTATTATACAGTGAATCTTCTTATATCACAACTATTTACAAAACATGATTACTTAATAGATCCATCGCCAAGTAATAGAATTCGTCTGATGAGACCACTCATCATTCTTGAGAGATTATAATCGCAACTGACAAAAAATTTATAGCGCAAAAAATACCTATTGTCACGACCAGTTGTCTAACAATCATAACAAACTCACAATGTTATTTAATTCCAATATGCATATCTACAGTTAGTTCTCTTTGCTATCTAGAATGATTTTCTAAATTCTGTAGACAGTgcaaaaacattaaaattaaaaatatattgaataattaTAAGAAGATGTTCATTACATAGAGTAAATTTACACAAATCATATGAATAACATTATTGGGGGCAAATTCATTTAAATGGAGGTTAATTTGAAGGAATTTAGTCACTCATCATGAAGTAATTCACGAGAATTATAATAGTAAAGAGAAGAATAACCATACCGACGATTTGGAATGATTATCTAATGATGTCGTGTGTTTTCTCTTCTCCCATGCTTCAAAATAAGAATTTCTATTATAAAATTATGAAACCTTGGAACCAAAATTGTCTAACGAAATTGAATAGTTGAAACATTTATCATCCTTCTCGTTATATAAATATTGTAATGGACTTATAGGATTGAGAGAATAGCCCAATGATAACAATTCATCATTGTTTCTATGTTAGAAATTTACTCGCTATTTTCATCTGTTTAAAGTTAGACATCGACTTTTTCACAAAAGTTTTAGCCATGGAAGTTAGCTTTCATTTTTTGTTGTTTCACTTAAATCGGACTTACAAAACTTTAAATATGATCAAATTAATGCACATAGGTAAAATTCACATGGAAGTTTGTGATTGTAAAGTGCGCATTGCACATAGTTTTCTCTCTTTTGtaattcttttctctttttattttgtttcacaTATGCTAGTTCTCTCCTTGATTTGTTATCATAACTTTACGGTAAAATATTGAAGAACTTGTCTATTTAGAAAGATTTGACTTGAATTGATCTTTTCCACAATTCTTCATAATCTTTATTAATTCCTACAAGAACATAaacaaattaaaagtaaaaatcactaaaaaggaaaaaaaaaatcatattaaaaatgTGTTATGACAAAGatgagaagtttgaaatttgaGTTTTTCCTATGTCttcaaagaaaaagtttgaaatttgagatttaataaaaaaaaaacacgagAAGTTACTAGCTTCGATTATGATGTCTAAGTTTGACACCACTTACCAGAGCACCTCCATCATATTGCTTAAGTTCTACTTTCCTTCTCATACCTCGAGATGGATAATTCAAAATACTTGAGTTTTTCCTATGTCttcaaagaaaaagtttgaaatttgagatttaataaaaaaaacatcagAAGTCACCTGCTTTGATTACAATGTTGTCAATACTTACCAGAGTACCTCCATCATATTGCTTAAGTTCTACTTTCATTCTCATTCCTCGAGATGGATAATTCAAAATACTTCAATACTTCTCAAAATTATtcaattgttatatttttttttcataaattcacTAAAATGATAATGATACACTCAATCAACATGTAAAGATCATTTTATCATAAgcttcaaaaaaattcaaataatctaTCAAATCAATATTATCACACTCACTTTTGAAATCTTAAATTTTGTAAAGTTACTTACATTAAGGTGGGATAAATTAGGGAAAAGTGGGCTAATTGTTAAAATTGTAGACACTAAATTCTTTTGTCCATCCATTCTTTaaagttttagtttctttttccacAATCAACACTTCAATAGATTGGTCCTAAGTTATTTGAGTCTCTCTTTTATGGGTACtcatttgtttttc is a window encoding:
- the LOC131621870 gene encoding probable transcription factor PosF21 translates to MDKEKSLGLGGGFPPPSGRFTGYSSTGSGFNVKSEPSSSSFPPLAPATSSDSSGFSHDISRMSVNPPRNRGHRRAHSEILTLPDDISFDSDLGVVGGADGPSFSDDTEEDLLSMYLDMDKFNSSSATSTFQMGEQFNAGAGSGLGPISAGQASGAGTSSGENVAAGTNERPRIRHQHSQSMDGSTTIKPEMLVSGSEDLSAADSKKAMSAAKLAELALIDPKRAKRIWANRQSAARSKERKMRYIAELERKVQTLQTEATSLSAQLTLLQRDTNGLNSENSELKLRLQTMEQQVHLQDALNDALKEEIQHLKVLTGQAIPPNGGPMMNFASFGGGQQFYPNNNNNNHAMHTLLAAQQFQQLQIHPQKQQHQFQHQFQQHQQQIQQHQMQQQHQQQEQQQQQQQSGDLKMRASTSPCPKDTASSDENPSASKDC